The DNA segment AAAAGAAAAAATCCAAAAAGTCGTCTCACGCTCCGATCAATCCGGAAAATTCAAAAAAGAGTGTGGAACCTTCCTATAACGGGGAAGAGTCTTCCAATTCGGGAAACAATTCGCAAAACAACGCGTCCAATTCGAATTCCTCCAATTCGTCGAATCCAAATCCGCAAGGAAACGAATCTCAAAATGTGAATGAACAGCAGCTCGCGAGTGTTTCCAAAATGAATTTGTCCAATCTTCCGAAGCCGTATTGGATCAACGAAGAAGTCAAGGTTCGTCCGAACAATCTTCCGGGTTATACCGCGTCCGCGGAACCGTCCAAAGTAGAGCAGGGACCTTCGTTTCAAAATCGTCTTTCCGACATATTGAAATTAGGCGAAGACAAGAAAAAAGAAGAGGAAAAAAAGAAGGTTCAGGAAGGACAAAAGTCAGGTTCCTTTACCGGATTTATTTCCGAAAATAAGAAAATCATTATCATAGCAGTAATCATATTATTATTTGCTTTATATCGATTCAAAGCCGGTAAATCTCGTGGAAGTTCCAATCGTAGATCTCCGGTGACCATCAATAAAATGAGAAGAGACTAGGAGTTCCCCTTTGAAATCTGCGACATGGATTTTCCTGCCGCTCGCCATTCTTTTAGCGGCAACCATTATCCTCTACCCGAATTTCGCTCAGAGAGAGCTGGAGATCGCGGTAAGAAAAGAATTTTCGACTCTCTCCCCGGAGCAAAAAAAAGAAATTCTCTCCAAGTTTAGCGAACACTGGAATCAAGAATACAAACAGTCCGGCTGGGACATCAAACCGGCTCCGAACGATCTGAAAGACGAAGAGTATTTTTTGGTTACAGGAAGATTTATCACTTCCGCAAAGATCAACCAGATCTCTCAGGAAAATCCGGAACTGATCTTGGAAGCGAAGAACAAACTCCGTCCCACGATCGTAGAAGAATGGGTTTCAAA comes from the Leptospira sp. WS92.C1 genome and includes:
- a CDS encoding SRP-less Sec system protein; this translates as MKKTAVSILIFLFLGNTVLFSQDGEEIDFLEKVAEPKKTANKKSSSSSSSTKSSKKKEKKKFKKKKSKKSSHAPINPENSKKSVEPSYNGEESSNSGNNSQNNASNSNSSNSSNPNPQGNESQNVNEQQLASVSKMNLSNLPKPYWINEEVKVRPNNLPGYTASAEPSKVEQGPSFQNRLSDILKLGEDKKKEEEKKKVQEGQKSGSFTGFISENKKIIIIAVIILLFALYRFKAGKSRGSSNRRSPVTINKMRRD